A genomic segment from Diceros bicornis minor isolate mBicDic1 chromosome 5, mDicBic1.mat.cur, whole genome shotgun sequence encodes:
- the SNAPC5 gene encoding snRNA-activating protein complex subunit 5 encodes MLSRLQELRKEEETLLRLKAALHDQLNRLKVEEMALQSMIRRGDEMLPSPPAPEQSHDMLVHVDNEASINQTALELSTRSHVPEEEEEEEEESDS; translated from the exons ATgctcagccggcttcaggagctGCGCAAGGAGGAGGAGACGCTGCTCCGGTTGAAGGCGGCGCTGCACGACCAGCTGAACCGGCTCAAG GTTGAAGAAATGGCCCTTCAATCAATGATTAGAAGAGGGGATGAGATGCTGCCCTCTCCACCTGCACCTGAacagtcacatgat ATGTTGGTGCATGTGGACAATGAAGCATCAATCAACCAAACTGCACTGGAGTTGAGCACAAGGAGCCATGtgccagaagaggaggaggaagaggaggaagaatcaGATTCCTGA